The following proteins come from a genomic window of Musa acuminata AAA Group cultivar baxijiao chromosome BXJ1-7, Cavendish_Baxijiao_AAA, whole genome shotgun sequence:
- the LOC103975066 gene encoding disease susceptibility protein LOV1-like → MAGAVVDVVLGKLSEYALREVILLLNVDDEIEVSRRTLRLLLSFLKDVDQKPRDQHSELVQQWVNQIRGLAYDIEDTVDKYTLRVGRSRQKHTLKYIANLLTRILASHQLTKSLQRINRNLQETSKRASELGIQGIPSSSLSPIEDTYLTLRYDVAEDVVGFDHDIQVITDQLRDVHVTRRAVISIVGMGGSGKTTLANKVYNSQAVKDHFRCRAWINMSQSYTARELLTDIMKQTLNIENNQIREMAEQEVKNKIREHLKGTRYLVVMDDIWKVSDWETINTAFPEEFTASRVLLTTRKMDVAETADPDSPPHHPKLLEWEESWNLFSKKAFSNACCPPHLQHFQDKIIQKCGGLPLAIVVLAGLLRRKHGAYEWSQTLERISHAPNQTDDQTHKILALSYNDLPQQLKSCFLYFAAFPEDYDIGADRLMRLWIAEGFVGSDQEGQTMEDLAEMYLIELINRCMIQVERRNEIGSVVSVRIHDLLLDLARYESRKLNFCRSISDKGDSTDVRRLSITDDEGVHQYTSLGFSIPKLRSLLFLLTYDVDMPSKSMIHGFKFLRVLDLQFVSIRSLPSEIGDLILLRYLNLTFSNVMELPSSIGNLCHLQTFIFLGNNLRIPSSFWKIQTLRHFRVGSAIEPKAGCCLKDMHTMWEVQSGEWVGDGSLERMRNLRRLGLSQISSSDSKGLDNALGRLNRLVWLEMGGHALPANILCSSNHRHLRHLELKGPLERLHMDNIHHDAPFLPNLASLNLQGTRLESDDISSILATLPNLERLAFLCDAVVGSVLVFPKGGFPRLQYLSLGTLQDLEEWRVEEGAMPCLRELRLWYCNKLRMLPEGLRGLTQLEILTLYGMQVFHKRMQKDIGDDYYKIQHVPSIQIEA, encoded by the exons ATGGCAGGTGCAGTAGTCGACGTGGTGTTAGGAAAGTTGAGTGAGTATGCCTTGAGAGAAGTCATACTCCTCTTGAATGTGGATGACGAGATAGAGGTGTCTAGGAGAACACTAAGATTGTTACTATCTTTTCTTAAGGATGTGGATCAAAAACCTAGAGATCAGCATAGTGAATTGGTACAACAGTGGGTAAACCAAATTCGAGGTTTGGCCTATGACATAGAGGATACGGTGGACAAGTATACATTGCGAGTGGGTCGATCAAGGCAAAAACATACCCTCAAATACATTGCTAATCTCCTAACTCGAATTCTTGCTAGCCATCAACTTACAAAGAGCTTGCAGCGCATCAACAGGAATCTTCAAGAGACATCCAAGCGTGCATCCGAGCTTGGCATCCAAGGCATTCCATCCTCATCCTTATCCCCCATCGAGGATACATATCTTACTCTCAG ATACGATGTAGCAGAGGATGTGGTTGGCTTTGACCacgatattcaagtcatcacggaTCAGCTACGTGATGTCCATGTAACACGACGTGCCGTCATTTCCATCGTCGGCATGGGTGGTTCGGGCAAAACCACACTTGCCAACAAAGTCTACAATAGCCAAGCCGTCAAAGATCATTTTCGGTGTCGGGCATGGATAAATATGTCACAATCGTATACAGCTAGAGAACTCTTGACCGATATCATGAAGCAAACTCTGAACATAGAGAACAATCAAATTAGGGAAATGGCTGAACAAGAGGTGAAAAACAAGATCAGGGAGCATTTAAAAGGAACAAGGTATCTGGTGGTGATGGATGATATCTGGAAGGTATCAGATTGGGAAACAATCAATACAGCCTTTCCCGAAGAATTCACAGCATCTCGAGTACTGCTCACCACACGTAAAATGGATGTTGCCGAAACTGCAGACCCGGACAGCCCTCCGCACCATCCCAAACTTCTCGAGTGGGAGGAAAGTTGGAATTTGTTCAGCAAAAAAGCATTTTCTAATGCATGTTGCCCACCTCATTTGCAGCATTTTCAGGATAAAATCATCCAAAAATGTGGCGGATTACCTCTGGCGATCGTGGTTTTAGCCGGGTTGCTACGGAGGAAGCATGGAGCTTATGAGTGGAGCCAAACCTTGGAACGTATTTCTCATGCACCTAACCAAACCGATGATCAAACTCACAAAATATTAGCTCTCAGTTACAATGATCTACCTCAGCAGCTCAAGTCTTGCTTTCTTTATTTTGCTGCATTCCCGGAGGACTACGACATCGGCGCTGATAGGTTGATGCGTTTATGGATTGCCGAGGGTTTCGTAGGATCAGACCAGGAGGGTCAAACAATGGAGGACCTGGCAGAGATGTATTTGATAGAGCTTATCAACAGGTGCATGATACAGGTGGAAAGAAGGAATGAGATTGGGAGTGTGGTATCTGTTCGAATCCATGATCTACTGCTAGACCTGGCTCGTTATGAATCTAGAAAACTCAATTTTTGCAGATCCATTAGCGACAAAGGCGATTCAACTGATGTACGACGTCTTAGTATCACAGATGATGAAGGCGTGCATCAATATACATCACTCGGTTTCTCTATCCCTAAACTACGGTCGCTTCTTTTCCTCCTTACATATGATGTCGATATGCCAAGCAAATCTATGATTCATGGATTCAAGTTTCTCAGGGTGTTGGACCTCCAGTTTGTATCCATTAGAAGCTTACCAAGTGAGATCGGAGACTTGATCCTATTGAGGTACTTAAACCTGACATTTTCAAATGTAATGGAATTGCCTTCATCTATTGGAAATCTTTGCCATCTACAGACCTTTATCTTTTTGGGTAATAATTTGAGGATACCAAGTTCATTTTGGAAGATCCAAACACTAAGACATTTCAGAGTTGGCTCAGCAATTGAGCCAAAAGCAGGATGCTGCCTGAAAGATATGCATACAATGTGGGAAGTTCAAAGTGGGGAATGGGTAGGGGATGGTAGCTTGGAGAGAATGAGAAACCTTCGACGCTTGGGCTTGTCCCAAATATCAAGCTCTGATTCCAAAGGTTTGGACAATGCTCTCGGGAGATTAAACCGACTTGTTTGGTTGGAAATGGGGGGACATGCGTTGCCAGCAAATATACTGTGTTCATCTAATCACCGTCACCTTCGACACCTAGAATTGAAGGGACCATTGGAGAGGCTTCATATGGACAATATCCACCACGACGCTCCATTTCTTCCCAACTTGGCAAGTCTTAATCTTCAAGGGACAAGGTTGGAGAGTGATGATATTTCTTCCATACTCGCAACACTGCCTAACCTCGAACGGCTTGCTTTCTTATGTGACGCAGTCGTGGGGAGCGTTTTGGTGTTTCCCAAGGGTGGCTTCCCCCGGCTGCAATATTTGTCTCTTGGGACATTACAAGACTTGGAGGAGTGGAGGGTGGAAGAGGGGGCGATGCCTTGCCTCAGAGAATTACGTCTTTGGTACTGCAACAAATTGCGAATGCTCCCGGAGGGACTGCGAGGACTCACCCAACTGGAGATATTGACACTGTATGGAATGCAAGTATTCCACAAAAGGATGCAGAAGGATATTGGGGATGATTATTACAAGATCCAGCACGTaccctccattcaaatagaggccTAA
- the LOC135679741 gene encoding disease resistance RPP8-like protein 3 yields the protein MLGNDDAFSTLATLPNLVRLDLSDDAFMEGVLELSKGGFPRLRLLLFDALSKSTEWRTARLCGCRNMRTLLEGLRGLTKGRLVILEMDVIKGRIEKDIGEDYHKIQHVHCIETDSV from the coding sequence ATGCTGGGGAATGATGATGCCTTCTCCACACTCGCAACACTGCCTAATCTTGTACGTCTTGACTTGTCGGATGATGCATTCATGGAGGGCGTTCTGGAGTTATCCAAGGGCGGGTTCCCACGCCTTCGACTACTGTTATTTGATGCGCTGAGTAAATCAACAGAATGGAGGACTGCGAGGCTCTGCGGCTGTCGTAACATGAGAACGCTCCTCGAGGGACTGCGAGGACTGACCAAAGGCCGACTTGTCATACTTGAAATGGATGTGATCAAAGGAAGGATTGAGAAGGACATTGGAGAGGATTATCACAAGATACAGCATGTTCATTGCATTGAAACAGATAGCGTCTAA
- the LOC135680019 gene encoding putative disease resistance RPP13-like protein 3: MAGPVVDMVLGKMSEHAFKEVTLILNVDDKVEVSMSTLRLLLSFLEDVDQNPKFQYNKLVQEWVSLIQHLAYSIEDVVDEYTLRVNRLRWKYSLKCIGNLPTRILARYQLKKSLQRINRNLQEMPKYASMLDIQSIPSSSLSPIKNTNLTLRDDVADEVFGFDHDIQVISDQLCDLHVTRRAVISIVGMGGSGKTTLANKVYNSQAVKDHFQCRAWIVVSQSYTARELLTNIMKQTMDLENNRIWEMDEEKMKNKIKKYLKRTRFLVVMDDIWKVSDWETIKTAFPEEYTASRVLLTTRKMDVAETADPDSPPHHLKLLESEESWTLFCKNAFSNACCPPHLQHFQDKIIQKCGGLPLAIVVLAGLLRRKHEAHEWSQTLERISHAPNKTDDQTHKILALSYNDLPHHLKSCFLYFAAFPEDDDIDADRLMRLWIAEGFVGSDLEGRTMEDLAEMYLIELISRCMIQVGRRNLIRGVGSVRIHDLLLDLARHEARKLNFCISIWDKGDSTDVRRLSITDDVGVLLYTSLGLSIPKLRSLLFHLTYDVDMPSKSMIRGFKFLRVLDLLRVYIESLPSEIGDLILLRYLALSLSHVKELPSTIGNLCHLQTFILVGDEFTIPDSFWKIQTLRHFMVDSPIEPKAGCCLKDIHTMCEVQSGEWVGDGSLERMRNLRRLGLYKISSSDSKGLDNALGRLNRLVWLEMRGHALPANILCSSNHPHLRYLDLRGPLERLRTDNIHHDAPFLPNLASLNLAMTRLESDDVSSILATLPNLERLTLKDEAVVGSALVFPKGGFPRLQYLSLGTLQDLEEWRVEEGAMPCLRELRLWDCDNLRMLPEGLRGLTQLKLFKLIGMPVIKRRIEKDDGDDYYKIQHVPSIKIKD; this comes from the exons atggcGGGTCCGGTAGTTGATATGGTGTTAGGAAAAATGAGCGAGCATGCCTTTAAAGAAGTTACACTCATCTTGAATGTAGATGATAAGGTAGAGGTGTCTATGAGTACACTAAGATTGTTATTATCCTTTCTGGAGGACGTGGATCAAAACCCTAAATTTCAATATAATAAATTGGTACAAGAGTGGGTAAGCCTAATTCAACATCTGGCCTATAGCATAGAGGATGTAGTAGATGAGTATACGTTGCGAGTGAATCGATTAAGGTGGAAATATAGCCTCAAATGCATTGGTAATCTCCCAACCCGAATTCTTGCTCGTTATCAGCTTAAGAAGAGCTTACAACGCATCAATAGGAATCTTCAAGAGATGCCCAAGTATGCATCCATGCTTGACATCCAAAGTATTCCATCCTCGTCTttgtctcccatcaagaacacaaATCTTACTCTTAG AGATGATGTAGCAGATGAAGTGTTTGGCTTTGACCACGATATCCAAGTCATCTCGGATCAGCTATGTGATCTCCATGTAACACGACGTGCCGTCATTTCCATCGTCGGCATGGGTGGTTCGGGCAAAACCACACTTGCCAACAAAGTCTACAATAGCCAAGCCGTCAAAGATCATTTTCAGTGTCGGGCATGGATAGTTGTGTCACAATCGTATACGGCTAGAGAACTCTTGACCAATATCATGAAGCAAACTATGGATCTAGAGAACAATCGAATTTGGGAAATGGATGAAGAAAAGATGAAGAACAAGATCAAGAAGTATTTAAAACGAACAAGGTTTCTGGTGGTGATGGATGATATCTGGAAGGTTTCAGATTGGGAAACAATCAAGACAGCCTTTCCCGAAGAATACACAGCATCTCGAGTACTGCTCACCACCCGTAAAATGGATGTTGCCGAAACTGCAGACCCGGACAGCCCTCCACACCATCTCAAACTTCTCGAGTCGGAGGAAAGTTGGACTTTGTTCTGCAAAAATGCATTTTCTAATGCATGTTGCCCACCTCATTTGCAGCATTTTCAGGATAAAATCATCCAAAAATGTGGCGGATTACCTCTGGCGATCGTGGTTTTAGCCGGGCTGCTACGGAGGAAGCATGAAGCTCACGAGTGGAGCCAAACCTTGGAACGTATTTCTCATGCACCTAACAAAACCGATGATCAAACTCACAAAATATTAGCTCTCAGTTACAATGATCTACCTCATCATCTCAAGTCTTGCTTTCTTTATTTTGCTGCATTCCCCGAAGACGACGACATCGACGCTGATAGGTTGATGCGTTTATGGATTGCCGAGGGTTTCGTAGGATCAGACCTGGAGGGTCGAACAATGGAGGACCTGGCAGAGATGTATTTGATAGAGCTTATCAGTCGGTGCATGATACAGGTGGGAAGGAGGAATTTGATTAGGGGTGTGGGATCTGTTCGAATCCATGATTTACTGCTAGACTTGGCTCGTCATGAAGCTAGAAAACTCAATTTTTGCATATCCATTTGGGACAAAGGCGATTCAACTGATGTACGACGTCTTAGTATCACAGATGATGTAGGCGTGCTTCTATATACATCACTCGGTTTATCTATCCCTAAACTACGGTCGCTTCTTTTCCACCTTACATATGATGTCGATATGCCAAGCAAATCTATGATTCGTGGATTCAAGTTTCTCAGGGTGTTGGACCTCCTGCGTGTTTATATTGAAAGCTTACCAAGTGAGATCGGAGACTTGATCCTATTGAGGTACTTAGCCCTGTCATTGTCACATGTAAAGGAATTGCCTTCAACTATTGGAAATCTTTGCCATCTACAGACCTTTATCTTAGTCGGTGACGAATTTACGATACCAGATTCGTTTTGGAAGATCCAAACACTAAGACATTTCATGGTTGATTCACCGATTGAGCCAAAAGCAGGATGCTGCCTGAAAGATATTCATACAATGTGCGAAGTTCAAAGTGGGGAATGGGTAGGGGATGGTAGCTTGGAGAGAATGAGAAACCTTCGACGCTTGGGCTTGTACAAAATATCGAGCTCTGATTCCAAAGGTTTGGACAATGCTCTCGGGAGATTAAACCGACTTGTTTGGTTGGAAATGCGGGGACATGCGTTGCCAGCAAATATACTGTGTTCATCTAATCACCCTCACCTTCGATACTTAGATTTGAGGGGACCATTGGAGAGGCTTCGTACGGACAACATCCACCACGACGCTCCATTTCTTCCTAACTTGGCAAGCCTTAATCTTGCTATGACAAGGTTGGAGAGTGATGATGTTTCTTCCATACTCGCAACACTGCCTAACCTCGAACGTCTTACTTTAAAAGATGAAGCAGTCGTGGGGAGCGCTTTGGTGTTTCCCAAGGGTGGCTTCCCCCGGCTGCAATATTTGTCTCTTGGGACATTGCAAGACTTGGAGGAGTGGAGGGTGGAAGAGGGGGCGATGCCTTGCCTCAGAGAATTACGTCTTTGGGACTGCGACAACTTGAGAATGCTTCCGGAGGGACTGCGAGGACTCACCCAACTGAAGCTATTTAAACTGATTGGAATGCCAGTAATCAAGAGAAGGATCGAGAAGGATGATGGGGACGATTATTACAAGATCCAGCACGTGCCTTCCATTAAAATAAAGGACTAA